AAGCATTGGAAGCGTTGAGTTTTTTTGCAAAAAATGAAGGAATCCTCATGGCATTGGAAAGCGCACATGCGGCAGCCTATGCGATAACGCTTGCCCCAAAAGTTCCAAAGGGCAAGGCTTTGATAATAAATATGAGTGGCAGAGGCGACAAGGATGTTTTCATCACTTCGCCAATTTTTAGGGCGGAAGATTGGAAGGCGTTTTTGCATTCAGAACTTGAACGCTTGGAAACAAATAAAAATGTTCACGACGAATACTAGTTTTTCCTTATTGTTTGGAAAATAAAATCAAAATGCAAAACTAAAAGAGGATTTTATATGAAAAAATTGATGGCACATATCGTTGCAAATTATCCAAATCCAGATATATGTTTTTCTGTCGTTAAGGCTTTGGTAGAAGGCGGAACAGATTTTTTAGAAGTTCAACTGCCTTTTTCCGATCCTTGTGCAGACGGGCCTGTAATTCAAACAGCTAGCAAAGTGGTTTTAGAAGCAGGATATAAAACCTCAGACGCTTTTAAATTTATAAAAAAGGTGCACGAAGCTTTTCCTTCGTTAAAGATTGCTCTTATGTCTTATGTTTCGCTTGTTTTTACGCCAGGCGTGGAAAATTTTTGCAAAAGGGCAAGCGAATCTGGTGTAAACGCACTTATGATTCCAGATTTGCCGTTTGACAGCGACGAAGGTGTTGGCGAATTTTGCAAAAAATATGGAATGCAAAATATTCCTGTTGCAAGCACATTTATGCGCGAAGACAGATTGAACAAGATGCTTTTGATGAATTTTAAAACCGTGTATGTGCCTCTCCGTGCAAATCCAACAGCAGAGAATGTTGCCCTCGATAAAAAAACTGTTTTATTTTTGAAAAAACTAAAAACTTCGATTAACGGCTGTGTGTGTCCAGAAGTTTATGCTTCGTTTGGGATTCACTACAAGGAGCAGGCGGAAGTTATTTTTCCTTATGTGGACGGAATTGTTGCAGGTTCAATTTTTATTCATCTTATAGAAAGTGCAAATGGAAATTCAAAACTTTTAATCGATTCAATCAGAGAAAAAGCAAAGTCAATAAAAGGATAAAAAATTAAGCTGGCGATAGGATAAAACAGCCTTGAGGATTGTTCAATTTTATCGCCATTTCATTTTAAATTCGTTTTGCGTAAGATGCTTTTGTTTATATCGAAAAACGATTTTTGCATATCGGACAGATTTTTTGCTGTTTTGGAAAAAATTGAATTTGAATATTTGTATGATTTATATCGAATTTATGGGCTTATCTTCTTTTAACCAGAGAATGCGCTGATTGCTGCTTCCTCTGTAGTTTAGAGTGATGTCTTTTAATTCAATTATAAAAGGACCGTCAATCAATACGTCAATGCAGGCAAGCATTCTATCTGTAACTTCACAGTGCTTTTTTCCGTCTTTTGGCAGCAAATCTTTGTCGTACACATATCCTGAATAACACCAGATATTTTTTTGAGGATAGATTTGCCTAACTCGCTCTAAAAATGGAGTTAAAACCCTTTGATTTTCTTCTTCAAAGGGCTCACCACCTAAAACTGTTAAGCCTGCAATGTGGTCTGGCTTTAAGGCCTCGATGATTTCATCTTCGGTTTGTTTTGTAAATTCTTTGCCGTATTTAAAATCCCAAGTCATCTGATTAAAGCAACCCGGGCATTTGTTTCGGCAGCCGCTTACAAAAAGGCTAACCCTTACGCCAAGACCATTTGCAATGTCAATTTTTTTTATTTCGCCGTAATACATTTTACAAGTGCAAAACCCTTTCCTTTATTTCTTGGGTTCTTCCTTGATTCCAGTATTGTGTTCCAATGTAACCGCAGGTTCGCCTTGCTACGTTCATTTTGGTTTGGTCTGTATTGCCACAATTAGGACACTGCCAGACCAATTTTCCGTCATCGTCTGCAACAACCCTTATTTCGCCTGTATAACCGCAGCCCTGGCAGCAGTCGCTTTTTGTGTTCAATTCTGCGTACATTATGTTTTCGTAGATGTGTTTGAGCAAAGCGATTACCGCTGGAATATTGTTTTCCATATTTGGAACTTCAACATAACTTACAGCACCTCCAGGAGATAATTCTTGAAACTGGCTTTCAAAAGTGAGTTTTTTAAATGCGTCAATCGGTTCTGTAACGTGAATATGGTAAGAGTTTGTTATGTAATTTTTGTCTGTAACGTTTTCAATCTCTCCAAATCTGCGCTTTAGACATTTTGCAAACTTGTAAGTTGTAGATTCAAGCGGAGTTCCGTAGAGCGAGAAAGCGATATTTGTTTGATTTCTCCATTCCGAGCATTTGTCATTCATATGGCGCATAACTTGCAAAGCAAATGGAGTTGATTGGGAATCTGTGTGAGGTTTTCCTGTCATATATTGCACACATTCAGAAAGTCCAGCATAGCCTAAAGATATTGTAGAATATCCGCCGTATAAGAGTTTGTTTATAACTTCACCTTTTTCAAGGCGAGCCAAAGCGCCGTTTTGCCAAAGGATAGGAGCAACATCGCTCGGAGTTCCCAAAAGTCTGTTATGACGAGCCATAAGAGCACGGAAGCAAAGTTGCAATCTTTCATCAAAAATCTTCCAGAAATTTTCGATATTTCCGCCAGAAGAGCAGGCAACATCCACAAGGTTTATAGTTACAACACCCTGATTAAAGCGACCGTAGAATTTTGGTTTGTTAGTTTGAGGATCGTGATAAACAGTTAAGAACGAACGACAGCCCATGCAAGGATAGCAGTTGCCGTCTTTTAATTCTTTCATCTTCTTTTCGGAAATGTAATCCGGAACCAAGCGGC
This portion of the Treponema pectinovorum genome encodes:
- the trpA gene encoding tryptophan synthase subunit alpha, which encodes MKKLMAHIVANYPNPDICFSVVKALVEGGTDFLEVQLPFSDPCADGPVIQTASKVVLEAGYKTSDAFKFIKKVHEAFPSLKIALMSYVSLVFTPGVENFCKRASESGVNALMIPDLPFDSDEGVGEFCKKYGMQNIPVASTFMREDRLNKMLLMNFKTVYVPLRANPTAENVALDKKTVLFLKKLKTSINGCVCPEVYASFGIHYKEQAEVIFPYVDGIVAGSIFIHLIESANGNSKLLIDSIREKAKSIKG
- the nrdG gene encoding anaerobic ribonucleoside-triphosphate reductase activating protein, coding for MYYGEIKKIDIANGLGVRVSLFVSGCRNKCPGCFNQMTWDFKYGKEFTKQTEDEIIEALKPDHIAGLTVLGGEPFEEENQRVLTPFLERVRQIYPQKNIWCYSGYVYDKDLLPKDGKKHCEVTDRMLACIDVLIDGPFIIELKDITLNYRGSSNQRILWLKEDKPINSI